A window from Gemmatimonadaceae bacterium encodes these proteins:
- a CDS encoding alpha/beta hydrolase, which translates to MRLALATLSILVLLGYGGASAYLVLNERELVFHPAERAVHAPPAEFALRERRVSYPSVDGTRLQAWVMPGALPDSVGYWLLICHGNYGNIGYGDRPAFYAGARDLGLNLLAFDYRGFGESEGSPEEQGLYADAEASYRYLTDSLRVPPDRIVIFGHSLGSGVAIELATRVPSAALVVEGAYTSVVDRGQELYPWLPVRYIASQRFASIDKIGKVSAPKLFLHSPTDDVIPIDHGRRLFEAAREPRKFVPVIGGHMEAFKQDRGTYYGAIRALVDSLASTSYAAKS; encoded by the coding sequence ATGCGCCTCGCCCTCGCCACCCTGTCCATTCTCGTCCTCCTCGGCTACGGCGGCGCCTCGGCGTACCTGGTGCTCAACGAGCGGGAACTCGTATTCCATCCCGCCGAACGGGCTGTTCACGCACCGCCGGCGGAGTTCGCGCTGCGCGAACGTCGCGTCAGCTACCCCTCGGTCGACGGCACTCGGCTCCAGGCCTGGGTCATGCCTGGCGCGCTCCCGGACTCGGTTGGCTACTGGCTCCTCATCTGCCACGGCAACTACGGCAATATCGGCTATGGTGATCGCCCGGCCTTCTATGCCGGGGCCCGCGATCTCGGGCTCAACCTGCTCGCCTTCGACTATCGCGGGTTTGGCGAAAGTGAAGGCTCACCCGAGGAGCAGGGCCTCTACGCCGACGCCGAGGCTTCGTATCGATACCTCACCGACTCCCTGCGCGTGCCCCCGGATCGCATCGTCATTTTCGGGCATTCGCTCGGCAGCGGCGTTGCCATCGAACTGGCCACGCGCGTGCCGTCCGCGGCGCTCGTGGTGGAAGGAGCCTACACGTCGGTGGTCGACCGCGGCCAGGAGCTGTACCCATGGCTCCCGGTGCGCTACATCGCGAGCCAGCGCTTCGCCTCGATCGACAAGATCGGGAAGGTGAGCGCCCCCAAGCTCTTCCTGCACTCCCCGACCGACGACGTGATCCCCATCGACCACGGACGTCGACTCTTCGAGGCCGCGCGTGAGCCCCGCAAGTTCGTTCCGGTGATCGGGGGTCACATGGAAGCGTTCAAGCAGGACCGCGGCACCTACTACGGCGCGATCCGCGCCCTCGTCGACTCGCTCGCCTCGACGTCATACGCTGCAAAGAGTTAG
- a CDS encoding MFS transporter, with protein sequence MTWTRGLGRNVLALSLVSLLTDASSEMIYPLLPTFLATVIGAGAISIGVIEGCAQMTAALLNVASGRWSDRLTSRRPMVLAGYALASVLRPLTGVAQSAAQVLAIRVGDRVGKGIRSSPRDALIADSVEPAMRGRAFGFHRAADHAGAVIGPLIAFVLLQGFSLTIRQVFLLSAIPAALAVLVIMVGVRETGRPLVAARPPMAAPMSGRFRAYLVVLALFTMGNSTDAFLLLRAQEGGVAPQHLPLLWAFLHVVKSLTSTPGGALSDRIGRGPLIVGGWAVYALVYLGFARATSVTQVWLLMAAYGVYYGLTEGVEKALVADLVAPEVRGIAFGWFHLAIGIAALPASLVFGWMWETWGSATAFSAGAACAGGAAVLLALVPRGVAPPRGRG encoded by the coding sequence ATGACGTGGACCCGTGGCCTCGGCCGCAACGTACTCGCGCTCTCGCTGGTCTCGCTCCTGACGGACGCGTCGAGCGAGATGATCTATCCGCTGTTGCCCACGTTCCTCGCCACGGTGATCGGGGCGGGCGCGATCAGCATCGGGGTGATCGAGGGGTGCGCACAGATGACGGCCGCGTTGCTCAACGTGGCAAGTGGACGCTGGTCGGATCGCCTGACCTCGCGGCGGCCGATGGTGCTGGCCGGGTACGCGCTGGCGTCCGTGCTCCGCCCGTTGACCGGCGTGGCACAGAGTGCGGCGCAGGTGCTGGCCATCCGGGTGGGCGACCGGGTGGGGAAGGGGATCCGGTCGTCGCCGCGCGACGCGCTCATCGCCGACTCGGTGGAGCCGGCGATGCGGGGCCGTGCCTTCGGGTTTCACCGGGCAGCGGACCACGCGGGCGCCGTGATCGGGCCGCTAATTGCGTTCGTCCTGCTGCAGGGGTTCTCGCTCACCATCCGGCAGGTCTTCCTGCTCTCGGCGATTCCGGCGGCGCTGGCGGTGCTCGTGATCATGGTGGGTGTTCGCGAGACAGGGCGCCCCCTCGTCGCTGCGCGCCCTCCGATGGCGGCGCCAATGTCGGGGCGGTTTCGCGCGTACCTGGTCGTGCTCGCGCTCTTCACCATGGGCAACTCGACGGATGCGTTCCTCCTGTTGAGGGCGCAGGAGGGCGGCGTGGCGCCGCAGCACTTGCCGCTCCTCTGGGCATTCCTGCACGTCGTGAAGAGCCTCACGTCCACACCGGGCGGCGCGCTTTCGGATCGGATCGGGCGGGGGCCGCTGATCGTCGGCGGGTGGGCAGTCTACGCGCTGGTCTACCTCGGGTTTGCGCGCGCGACGTCGGTGACGCAGGTGTGGTTGCTGATGGCCGCGTACGGGGTGTACTACGGGCTCACCGAGGGCGTGGAGAAGGCGCTCGTGGCCGACCTCGTGGCTCCGGAAGTGCGGGGCATCGCGTTCGGCTGGTTCCACCTCGCGATCGGTATCGCTGCGCTCCCGGCGTCGCTGGTGTTTGGCTGGATGTGGGAGACCTGGGGGTCGGCGACGGCCTTCTCGGCGGGGGCGGCGTGTGCGGGTGGGGCCGCTGTGCTCCTGGCGCTGGTGCCTCGCGGGGTCGCTCCGCCACGGGGTCGTGGGTGA